A window of the Helianthus annuus cultivar XRQ/B chromosome 4, HanXRQr2.0-SUNRISE, whole genome shotgun sequence genome harbors these coding sequences:
- the LOC110873244 gene encoding uncharacterized protein LOC110873244 isoform X2 → MKVAYRPSGNFSLRDFHHAVNNLPTDAFLPELNNNITIPCSDAHLETVLSDKVLYSWGGDNEDVGRKVIVVSSCLLENLDTVAKKTLTDAADKCVSVDFVLLEQVPNGVGSLSESINNFVKNICDLENCSFRNHLPDAKVLCILVKEWLNDLRDEAEELQVRLKFKKNILGSLNQICCNLIPSFNPIIDEFEPCKVCRCHGSLLDDGHGNKTMKSTCPVTGNELGTLDLVANSLKVGNQTVLLMPSFHCYTKLQHVTAPVDFSIVERTNLGSLSEGLILGTPFVVVPSTSNELDDTDQTELNYQVFHGLCNALHSLDQGLVCSSRCNTETMRETPFQCYYILLPSNNGVMLLRRLAGSEEVIPIADVSRSFDFTEVKDIRESVKASLLEIEVRDYNPIPHERGFHQKLNVLVKESLHFGSLPTTSEELPPEPTSTQIDSSNKSGPSKQSMGMLPSKEEIPPLDSKSGQDKITARITEEWEQLIVNEIPNIKSPTCVSKQKLDSLVILPLESNKPMDEKTSRILERLEVPRKLKAKVASPVIASSSAPTDACVSMKKPLIPFQSTQNSVIGTVASQPMKPNFQRLKRKK, encoded by the exons ATGAAGGTAGCATACAggccaagtgggaatttcagtcTCCGTGATTTTCATCATGCTGTTAACAACTTGCCTACTGATGCCTTCTTGCCAGAACTCAACAATAACATAACTATCCCTTGTAGTG ATGCCCATCTTGAAACTGTTCTTAGTGATAAAGTTCTATACTCATGGGGAGGCGACAACGAAGATGTCGGAAGAAAAGTGATTGTTGTTAGTTCATGTCTACTTGAAAATCTAGACACTGTGGCTAAGAAGACCTTAACG GACGCAGCAGACAAATGTGTTTCAGTTGACTTTGTATTGTTAGAGCAAGTGCCAAATGGTGTTGGTTCTCTTTCAGAAAGTATCAACAACTTTGTTAAGAATATATGCGATCTTGAGAATTGTTCATTCCGTAATCATCTTCCAG ATGCAAAGGTTTTGTGCATACTGGTAAAAGAATGGTTAAACGATTTGAGGGACGAAGCAGAAGAGCTACAAGTTCGTCTCAAATTCAAGAAAAACATCCTCGGATCATTAAACCAAATCTGCTGCAATTTGATTCCGTCTTTCAATCCCATCATTGACGAGTTTGAACCCTGCAAG GTATGCAGGTGTCATGGCTCTCTATTGGATGATGGACATGGAAACAAAACAATGAAATCTACTTGTCCCGTCACTGGCAATGAGCTCGGCACACTTGATTTGGTTGCAAACTCGTTAAAAGTTGGCAACCAAACAGTTCTACTCATGCCATCCTTTCATTGCTATACAAAGTTGCAGCATGTTACTGCACCTGTTGACTTTAGCATCGTCGAACGAACCAACTTAGGGTCTTTAAGTGAAG GGCTGATTTTGGGGACTCCGTTTGTTGTTGTACCGTCTACTTCGAATGAACTGGATGATACTGACCAGACAGAGTTAAACTACCAAG TCTTTCATGGGCTTTGCAATGCATTACATTCTCTAGATCAGGGCTTGGTTTGCTCATCGAGATGTAATACAGAGACTATGAGAGAGACACCATTTCAGTGTTACTACATACTTCTGCCGTCAAATAATGGAGTCATGCTGCTCAGG AGGCTTGCAGGATCAGAGGAAGTGATACCTATTGCTGATGTTAGTCGATCATTTGACTTTACAGAAGTGAAGGATATTAGAGAATCTGTAAAAGCATCTTTACTTGAG ATTGAAGTAAGGGACTACAATCCCATCCCGCATGAAAGGGGATTCCATCAGAAACTAAATGTGCTTGTTAAAGAAAGCTTGCATTTTGG GTCATTACCAACCACATCAGAGGAGTTACCTCCTGAACCAACTTCAACTCAAATAGATAGTTCAAATAAATCCGGACCGTCGAAGCAATCAATGGGTATGTTACCCTCTAAAGAGGAAATCCCACCGTTGGATTCAAAATCCGGACAAGATAAAATCACAGCGCGTATAACAGAAGAATGGGAGCAACTAATTGTCAATGAAATTCCAAACATCAAATCTCCCACATGTGTTTCTAAACAAAAGTTGGATAGTTTGGTCATTTTACCGCTTGAGAGTAATAAGCCAATGGATGAAAAAACTTCACGGATACTAGAACGATTAGAAGTACCGAGAAAGCTTAAAGCTAAAGTAGCTTCACCGGTTATTGCTTCAAGCAGTGCGCCTACTGATGCATGCGTGTCTATGAAGAAGCCTCTTATTCCCTTTCAGTCAACTCAAAATTCAGTTATAGGGACAGTTGCAAGCCAGCCAATGAAACCTAACTTCCAAAGGCTGAAAAGGAAAAAATAG
- the LOC110873243 gene encoding respiratory burst oxidase homolog protein C, with translation MQMHRMSTDDGRTGLSEDYNRHVHYHSDTEVVGVDRKSFSGPLSVSGPLNKRGARKGARFNIDGSTSGSVKSSHSNNNDEYVEITLDVREDSVAVHSVKTADGVDVEDPELSLLAKGLEKRSSFGSSAVKNASAKIRQVSQELKRLTSFSKPMKRLERTKSAAAYALKGLKFISKNDGGAAWAALEKRFDELTGDTNGLLPRSLFGECIGMNKDSKEFAGELFDSLSRRRNITGDVINKEQLKEFWDQISDQSFDSRLQTFFDMVDKDADGRITEDEVREIISLSASANKLSNIQKQADEYAALIMEELDPDNVGYIMIENLEMLLLQAPTHNVRGESRKLSQMLSQKLKTTHYGNPIRRWYEDFKYFLQDNWKRCWVIVLWIGIMAGLFTWKYFQYRNRAVYKLLGQCVCIAKGAAETLKLNMAIILLPVCRNTITWLRNKTKMGVVVPFDDNLNFHKVIAVAITIAIGLHAISHLTCDFPLLIHATEEEYRPMQQFFGDQAENYWHFVKEPVGYTGIIMVVLMTIAFTLATPWLRRGKLNLPPWLKKLTGFNAFWYSHHLFVIVYVMLIVHSIKIYLIKDWYKKTTWMYLTVPLALYTCERLIRAFRSSVKPVKILKVAVYPGNVLALHMSKPQGFKYKSGQYMFVNCAAVSPFEWHPFSITSSPGDDYLSVHIRTLGDWTRQLRTVFSEVCQPPHNGKSGLLRADCQGENPNFPRVLIDGPYGAPAQDYKKYDVVLLVGLGIGATPMISIVKDIVNNMKAKEEEQNALENGATLQKDKTGSRSTNNFRTTRAYFYWVTREQGSFDWFKGVMNEVAEMDKNGVIEMHNYCTSVYEEGDARSALITMLQSLNHAKNGVDVVSGTRVKSHFAKPNWRNVYKRIALNHNGSRIGVFYCGAPAPTKELKQLALDFSHKTPTKFDFHKENF, from the exons ATGCAAATGCATAGGATGAGCACAGATGATGGAAGAACCGGGTTGTCAGAAGATTACAACCGCCATGTTCATTACCACTCCGACACAGAAGTGGTCGGAGTGGACAGGAAATCATTCAGCGGGCCACTGAGTGTAAGTGGCCCGCTGAACAAAAGAGGCGCCCGGAAAGGCGCCAGGTTTAACATAGACGGAAGTACAAGCGGGAGTGTGAAATCCTCACACTCCAACAATAACGACGAGTACGTCGAAATCACGTTGGACGTCCGCGAGGACTCCGTGGCGGTTCACAGTGTGAAAACCGCCGATGGAGTCGACGTGGAGGACCCCGAGTTATCTCTACTAGCCAAAGGGTTGGAGAAAAGGTCCTCGTTCGGGTCGTCCGCGGTGAAAAACGCGTCCGCGAAGATCCGACAGGTGTCGCAAGAGCTGAAGCGGCTGACTTCGTTCTCGAAACCGATGAAGCGTTTAGAGAGAACGAAGTCAGCCGCAGCTTATGCCCTTAAAGGGCTGAAGTTTATTAGCAAGAACGACGGCGGGGCGGCCTGGGCCGCCCTCGAAAAGCGGTTTGATGAACTCACCGGAGACACCAATGGCTTACTTCCTCGGTCACTTTTTGGTGAATGCATAG gGATGAATAAAGATTCAAAAGAGTTCGCCGGAGAGTTGTTTGATTCACTTTCCCGGCGGCGGAATATCACCGGCGACGTGATAAACAAAGAACAGTTAAAGGAGTTTTGGGATCAAATTTCTGATCAGAGTTTTGATTCAAGGCTGCAAACTTTCTTTGACAT GGTTGATAAAGATGCAGACGGCAGGATTACAGAAGACGAAGTCAGAGAG ATTATCAGCCTAAGTGCATCAGCCAACAAGTTatcaaacattcaaaaacaaGCAGATGAATATGCAGCATTGATCATGGAAGAACTAGACCCCGACAACGTCGGTTACATCATG ATTGAAAACTTGGAGATGTTATTGTTACAAGCGCCGACACATAATGTGAGAGGAGAAAGCCGAAAGCTGAGCCAAATGTTGAGCCAAAAGCTGAAAACGACGCACTATGGAAACCCGATAAGAAGATGGTATGAAGATTTTAAGTACTTTTTACAGGACAATTGGAAGAGATGTTGGGTGATTGTACTTTGGATAGGAATAATGGCGGGTTTGTTTACGTGGAAGTACTTTCAATACAGAAACCGAGCTGTGTATAAGTTGTTGGGACAATGTGTATGTATAGCGAAAGGTGCAGCCGAGACTTTAAAGCTTAACATGGCGATTATATTATTACCCGTTTGTCGAAACACGATTACTTGGTTGAGGAACAAGACTAAGATGGGTGTCGTGGTCCCGTTCGATGACAATCTTAATTTCCACAAG GTGATTGCAGTGGCGATTACGATTGCAATTGGGTTACACGCGATTTCCCATTTAACATGCGACTTTCCTCTACTAATTCACGCAACAGAGGAAGAATATAGACCGATGCAACAGTTTTTTGGAGATCAAGCCGAAAATTATTGGCATTTTGTGAAGGAACCAGTGGGGTATACGGGAATAATAATGGTAGTACTAATGACTATAGCTTTTACGCTAGCAACCCCTTGGCTAAGACGAGGCAAGCTCAACCTACCCCCATGGTTAAAGAAACTAACGGGGTTTAACGCTTTTTGGTATTCCCACCACCTGTTTGTTATCGTCTATGTGATGCTTATAGTTCACAGTATCAAAATTTACCTTATCAAAGATTGGTACAAGAAAACG ACATGGATGTACTTGACCGTCCCGCTTGCACTCTACACTTGTGAAAGATTAATAAGGGCATTCCGGTCAAGTGTTAAACCCGTCAAGATACTTAAG GTGGCTGTTTATCCCGGAAATGTGTTGGCACTTCATATGTCAAAGCCACAAGGATTCAAATACAAGAGTGGTCAATACATGTTTGTCAACTGTGCCGCTGTCTCCCCATTTGAATG GCACCCATTTTCCATTACGTCTTCCCCGGGTGATGATTACCTGAGTGTACATATCCGGACTCTTGGTGATTGGACTAGACAACTAAGAACCGTCTTTTCCGAG GTATGTCAGCCTCCACATAATGGAAAAAGTGGGCTTCTTAGAGCTGATTGCCAAGGAGAAAATCCAAA TTTCCCAAGAGTTTTAATCGACGGTCCATACGGTGCACCAGCACAAGACTACAAAAAATACGATGTGGTGTTGCTAGTGGGCTTAGGAATTGGAGCAACGCCGATGATCAGTAttgtgaaagacattgtgaacaacatgaaagccaaagaagaagaacaaaACGCATTGGAAAACGGTGCCACATTACAAAAGGATAAAACGGGTTCAAGAAGTACAAACAACTTTAGAACAACACGGGCTTACTTCTATTGGGTCACTAGAGAACAGGGTTCGTTTGATTGGTTTAAAGGTGTTATGAATGAGGTTGCTGAGATGGACAAAAATGGCGTTATAGAGATGCATAATTATTGCACAAGTGTTTATGAGGAAGGTGATGCGAGATCTGCTTTAATTACTATGCTTCAGTCACTTAATCATGCTAAAAATGGTGTTGACGTTGTTTCGGGTACTCGTGTTAAGTCTCATTTTGCTAAACCTAATTGGCGGAATGTTTACAAGCGAATTGCACTCAATCACAATGGTTCCAGGATAG GAGTATTCTATTGTGGAGCACCAGCACCAACAAAGGAATTGAAACAATTAGCTTTAGATTTCTCACACAAGACACCAACAAAGTTTGACTTCCACAAAGAGAATTTCTAA
- the LOC110870270 gene encoding zinc finger MYM-type protein 1-like, with amino-acid sequence MQKNISSFFQRQPPPNIESSSSTSKPLKIVLDDLPWDPSERKPISSYHPSQKDEIRRTYLLRGPCQPKGKKTDFPQTLIGNSDKLRRFNPKWYTEKHGNWLEYSVKADRVYCLYCYLFKESGQKDAFASEGVQCWHRKEERFEIHVGKSNSFHNRAVQKGEDLLKEAQSIPAVQKKPEQNKEYRIRLSTSVILAKGLLNGGLPFRGHDESEASLYRGHFIEFLKLFAQINEEIAKYILSNAPKNCQMTAPSIQKDICNCFAEEVLKMIFEELGDDVFSLLVDESRDISKKEQMAVVLRFVDKLGFVKERYIGVVHVMETTALSLKSAIDELFAHRNLNLGRVRGQGYDGASNMSDLLRESQRELLALNPEVVIGSGNNQEMALTRPGDTRWSSHEKTLLRLLTLYPCVIEVLEYIETSAWEPIHKTQANGLQLYMKSFKFVFYLHLMKHILGVTNLLCVALQRKNQDILNAVELVRSTKALC; translated from the exons ATGCAGAAGAATATTTCAAGTTTCTTTCAAAGGCAACCACCACCTAACATTGAATCGTCATCTTCAACTAGTAAACCCTTGAAAATCGTTTTGGATGATCTTCCGTGGGATCCTTCCGAAAGGAAACCAATTTCATCTTATCACCCTAGTCAAAAAGATGAAATTAGACGAACATATTTGCTTCGAGGTCCATGTCAACCGAAAGGGAAAAAAACAGATTTTCCACAAACACTTATTGGTAATAGTGATAAGTTAAGACGGTTCAATCCAAAATGGTACACAGAAAAGCATGGAAATTGGTTGGAATATAGTGTCAAAGCGGATAGAGTGTATTGCTTATATTGTTACTTATTCAAAGAAAGTGGACAAAAAGATGCATTTGCGAGTGAGGGGGTACAATGTTGGCATAGGAAAGAAGAAAGATTCGAAATTCATGTTGGTAAAAGCAATAGTTTTCACAACAGGGCGGTTCAAAAAGGAGAAGACTTACTTAAAGAAGCCCAATCTATACCAGCGGTTCAAAAAAAACCCGAGCAAAACAAAGAATATAGAATCCGATTAAGTACTTCGGTTATACTCGCTAAAGGATTGTTGAATGGCGGATTACCTTTTCGGGGTCATGATGAATCTGAAGCATCCTTATATAGAGGACATTTCATAGAGTTTTTAAAATTGTTCGCACAAATAAATGAAGAAATTGCAAAGTATATATTAAGTAATGCTCCGAAGAATTGCCAAATGACGGCTCCATCAATACAAAAAGACATTTGTAATTGTTTTGCAGAAGAAGTGTTAAAGATGATATTTGAAGAGCTTGGTGATGATGTCTTTTCTTTATTAGTTGATGAATCGAGGGATATTTctaaaaaggaacaaatggccgTGGTTTTGAGATTTGTTGATAAATTAGGATTTGTGAAGGAGCGATATATTGGTGTAGTTCATGTTATGGAAACAACCGCTTTATCTCTTAAATCTGCAATTGATGAATTATTTGCTCACCGCAATTTAAATTTGGGTAGGGTTAGAGGCCAAGGATATGACGGTGCAAGCAACATGTCCG ATTTGCTAAGAGAAAGTCAAAGAGAGCTTTTGGCATTGAATCCGGAAGTTGTAATCGGAAGTGGGAATAATCAAGAAATGGCACTTACAAGACCCGGAGATACACGTTGGAGCTCTCACGAAAAAACACTTCTTCGTTTGCTTACCTTATATCCTTGTGTTATTGAAGTGCTTGAATATATAGAAACTTCGGCATGGGAACCAATTCACAAAACTCAAGCAAATGGACTTCAATTATACATGAAAAGTTTCAAGTTTGTATTTTATTTACATTTGATGAAACATATCTTGGGAGTTACTAACTTATTGTGTGTCGCTCTTCAAAGAAAGAATCAAGATATTTTGAATGCAGTTGAGTTGGTTAGATCTACCAAAGCATTATGCTAG
- the LOC110870269 gene encoding transcription factor bHLH14-like encodes MDKASLLSDVVCYINKLKEKVTYLESQLHRRNNHQGKPKKMKVEMVDTMENHEQNSKTCDLYLSSKKTSSVNKTTKTKTSSLREVEVKIVGNDVMIRVQSGNTDVQAGKLMNALREMKAKIQHASMSCVNEIMLQDVVARIPDSMDKMN; translated from the coding sequence ATGGACAAGGCGTCCCTCCTATCAGACGTTGTTTGCTATATCaacaaactgaaagaaaaagtcaCATATCTTGAATCTCAATTACACCGTCGTAACAATCACCAAGGGAAACCCAAGAAAATGAAGGTGGAAATGGTTGATACAATGGAAAATCACGAACAAAACAGCAAAACTTGTGATTTGTACCTATCTTCTAAGAAAACATCAAGTGTTAACAAGACAACCAAAACTAAAACAAGTAGCTTGAGGGAAGTGGAAGTGAAGATCGTTGGCAATGATGTAATGATACGGGTACAATCGGGAAACACAGACGTACAGGCTGGGAAACTAATGAATGCTCTAAGAGAAATGAAAGCAAAAATCCAGCATGCAAGCATGTCGTGTGTGAATGAGATAATGTTGCAAGATGTGGTGGCTAGAATCCCTGATTCCATGGATAAGATGAACTAA
- the LOC110873244 gene encoding uncharacterized protein LOC110873244 isoform X1, which yields MVMLCFLLDLRTLSPPLLRDLKQSLLQLANFYAISCSGGHKSISKLKPLRDRIGICYVIRNRVSCSLEMKVAYRPSGNFSLRDFHHAVNNLPTDAFLPELNNNITIPCSDAHLETVLSDKVLYSWGGDNEDVGRKVIVVSSCLLENLDTVAKKTLTDAADKCVSVDFVLLEQVPNGVGSLSESINNFVKNICDLENCSFRNHLPDAKVLCILVKEWLNDLRDEAEELQVRLKFKKNILGSLNQICCNLIPSFNPIIDEFEPCKVCRCHGSLLDDGHGNKTMKSTCPVTGNELGTLDLVANSLKVGNQTVLLMPSFHCYTKLQHVTAPVDFSIVERTNLGSLSEGLILGTPFVVVPSTSNELDDTDQTELNYQVFHGLCNALHSLDQGLVCSSRCNTETMRETPFQCYYILLPSNNGVMLLRRLAGSEEVIPIADVSRSFDFTEVKDIRESVKASLLEIEVRDYNPIPHERGFHQKLNVLVKESLHFGSLPTTSEELPPEPTSTQIDSSNKSGPSKQSMGMLPSKEEIPPLDSKSGQDKITARITEEWEQLIVNEIPNIKSPTCVSKQKLDSLVILPLESNKPMDEKTSRILERLEVPRKLKAKVASPVIASSSAPTDACVSMKKPLIPFQSTQNSVIGTVASQPMKPNFQRLKRKK from the exons ATGGTGATGCTGTGCTTCCTGTTGGATTTACGGACGTTATCGCCTCCACTACTTCGAGATCTAAAGCAG TCGTTACTTCAGCTAGCGAATTTCTATGCAATTTCATGCTCTGGAGGCCACAAATCGATATCGAAATTGAAGCCGCTCCGTGATAGGATTGGAATATGCTACGTTATTAGAAATCGAGTATCCTGTTCTTTAGAG ATGAAGGTAGCATACAggccaagtgggaatttcagtcTCCGTGATTTTCATCATGCTGTTAACAACTTGCCTACTGATGCCTTCTTGCCAGAACTCAACAATAACATAACTATCCCTTGTAGTG ATGCCCATCTTGAAACTGTTCTTAGTGATAAAGTTCTATACTCATGGGGAGGCGACAACGAAGATGTCGGAAGAAAAGTGATTGTTGTTAGTTCATGTCTACTTGAAAATCTAGACACTGTGGCTAAGAAGACCTTAACG GACGCAGCAGACAAATGTGTTTCAGTTGACTTTGTATTGTTAGAGCAAGTGCCAAATGGTGTTGGTTCTCTTTCAGAAAGTATCAACAACTTTGTTAAGAATATATGCGATCTTGAGAATTGTTCATTCCGTAATCATCTTCCAG ATGCAAAGGTTTTGTGCATACTGGTAAAAGAATGGTTAAACGATTTGAGGGACGAAGCAGAAGAGCTACAAGTTCGTCTCAAATTCAAGAAAAACATCCTCGGATCATTAAACCAAATCTGCTGCAATTTGATTCCGTCTTTCAATCCCATCATTGACGAGTTTGAACCCTGCAAG GTATGCAGGTGTCATGGCTCTCTATTGGATGATGGACATGGAAACAAAACAATGAAATCTACTTGTCCCGTCACTGGCAATGAGCTCGGCACACTTGATTTGGTTGCAAACTCGTTAAAAGTTGGCAACCAAACAGTTCTACTCATGCCATCCTTTCATTGCTATACAAAGTTGCAGCATGTTACTGCACCTGTTGACTTTAGCATCGTCGAACGAACCAACTTAGGGTCTTTAAGTGAAG GGCTGATTTTGGGGACTCCGTTTGTTGTTGTACCGTCTACTTCGAATGAACTGGATGATACTGACCAGACAGAGTTAAACTACCAAG TCTTTCATGGGCTTTGCAATGCATTACATTCTCTAGATCAGGGCTTGGTTTGCTCATCGAGATGTAATACAGAGACTATGAGAGAGACACCATTTCAGTGTTACTACATACTTCTGCCGTCAAATAATGGAGTCATGCTGCTCAGG AGGCTTGCAGGATCAGAGGAAGTGATACCTATTGCTGATGTTAGTCGATCATTTGACTTTACAGAAGTGAAGGATATTAGAGAATCTGTAAAAGCATCTTTACTTGAG ATTGAAGTAAGGGACTACAATCCCATCCCGCATGAAAGGGGATTCCATCAGAAACTAAATGTGCTTGTTAAAGAAAGCTTGCATTTTGG GTCATTACCAACCACATCAGAGGAGTTACCTCCTGAACCAACTTCAACTCAAATAGATAGTTCAAATAAATCCGGACCGTCGAAGCAATCAATGGGTATGTTACCCTCTAAAGAGGAAATCCCACCGTTGGATTCAAAATCCGGACAAGATAAAATCACAGCGCGTATAACAGAAGAATGGGAGCAACTAATTGTCAATGAAATTCCAAACATCAAATCTCCCACATGTGTTTCTAAACAAAAGTTGGATAGTTTGGTCATTTTACCGCTTGAGAGTAATAAGCCAATGGATGAAAAAACTTCACGGATACTAGAACGATTAGAAGTACCGAGAAAGCTTAAAGCTAAAGTAGCTTCACCGGTTATTGCTTCAAGCAGTGCGCCTACTGATGCATGCGTGTCTATGAAGAAGCCTCTTATTCCCTTTCAGTCAACTCAAAATTCAGTTATAGGGACAGTTGCAAGCCAGCCAATGAAACCTAACTTCCAAAGGCTGAAAAGGAAAAAATAG
- the LOC110873246 gene encoding inositol polyphosphate multikinase beta: protein MLKIPSHQVAGHHASSATRGPLIDDSGRFYKPLQGDERGSAEVTFYDQFTSNTQIPDHIRKFFPIYYGTKVMQASDGSEHPHIVLEDLTTHRENPTIMDIKIGSRTWGPDASNAYIEKCMKRDRETTTVKLGFRISGLQIYINEGVGYYKPTRDLVLKSSVDDVRLFFKKFVSSDPNVESGMGPDRDLASVVYGGPNGILAQLLELKAWFEDQTIYHFSACSLLFMFEKGLVLEGGSPNAQVKIIDFAHVTEDVTV from the coding sequence ATGCTTAAGATCCCATCTCATCAAGTTGCTGGACACCATGCAAGTAGCGCGACACGCGGGCCCCTCATCGATGATTCGGGCCGCTTTTACAAACCTCTTCAAGGCGATGAACGTGGGTCAGCTGAAGTAACTTTTTACGATCAGTTTACTTCCAACACGCAAATACCGGATCATATTCGTAAATTCTTCCCTATTTATTACGGCACTAAAGTTATGCAAGCATCAGATGGATCCGAGCATCCGCATATCGTGTTAGAAGATCTCACCACACATCGAGAAAATCCCACCATAATGGACATCAAAATCGGGTCCCGAACATGGGGCCCGGATGCATCTAACGCGTACATTGAAAAATGCATGAAACGAGACCGTGAAACCACTACCGTCAAGTTAGGGTTTAGGATATCGGGTTTACAAATATACATTAACGAAGGGGTCGGGTATTATAAGCCGACTAGAGATCTTGTACTCAAAAGTAGCGTAGATGATGTTAGATTGTTTTTTAAGAAATTCGTGTCGTCTGACCCGAACGTGGAATCAGGTATGGGTCCGGACCGTGATTTGGCATCCGTGGTGTATGGTGGGCCCAATGGGATTTTGGCCCAATTGTTGGAGTTAAAGGCATGGTTTGAGGATCAAACTATATACCATTTTAGTGCTTGTTCACTTCTTTTCATGTTTGAAAAGGGGTTGGTTTTAGAAGGGGGGAGTCCAAATGCACAAGTGAAGATTATTGATTTTGCTCATGTTACTGAGGACGTAACGGTGTGA